One window of Mangrovibacterium diazotrophicum genomic DNA carries:
- a CDS encoding arylsulfatase — protein sequence MKLNNKSLAGQFAGMLIVLTCLGVYLPQTSQAQKTDKPNILVIWGDDIGTWNISHNNRGMMGYMTPNIDRIADEGISFTDYYGQQSCTAGRAAFLGGNVPVRTGMTKVGLPGAKEGWQKTDVTIATVMKGEGYATGQFGKNHQGDRDEHLPTMHGFDEFFGNLYHLNAEEEPENEDYPGDMVLKSGKTFKEIYAPRGVLKCKADGKGGQSIENTGPLTKKRMETIDEETVAAAIDFIKRQNEAGKPFFCWWNGTRMHFRTHVKDDHRGISGQDEYSDGMVEHDMQVGELLAVLDELGIADNTIVFYSTDNGPHYNTWPDAGTTPFHSEKNSNWEGAYRVPAFIRWPGHFPENKTLNGIVSHEDWLPTFAAAAGDTDVKDRLRSGTSINGRSYKNYIDGYNMLDYLSGKVDECPRHEFWYVNDDGQVVAARYDDWKAVFLENRGEKFGVWIEPFVELRVPYVFNLRRDPFEKALHNSNTYYDWLLDHAFVLVPVQQLAAQFLLTMKDYPPSQTPGAFNLSKIEEMLNNPGGGH from the coding sequence ATGAAATTGAACAATAAATCACTGGCGGGCCAATTCGCTGGTATGCTAATCGTTCTTACTTGCTTGGGCGTTTATCTGCCACAAACAAGTCAAGCTCAAAAAACGGACAAGCCCAATATTCTTGTCATCTGGGGCGATGACATTGGTACCTGGAACATCAGTCACAACAACCGAGGCATGATGGGCTATATGACGCCCAACATCGACCGGATTGCAGACGAGGGCATCTCGTTCACCGACTACTACGGACAACAGAGCTGTACTGCAGGACGTGCGGCATTTTTGGGCGGTAATGTTCCGGTTCGCACGGGGATGACCAAAGTAGGCTTGCCTGGAGCCAAAGAAGGTTGGCAAAAAACGGATGTTACCATCGCCACCGTAATGAAAGGCGAGGGCTACGCAACCGGCCAGTTTGGTAAAAACCACCAGGGCGACCGTGACGAGCATCTTCCAACCATGCACGGCTTCGACGAATTCTTCGGAAACCTTTATCACCTCAACGCCGAAGAAGAACCTGAAAATGAAGACTATCCGGGCGACATGGTCCTGAAAAGCGGCAAAACATTTAAAGAAATTTATGCACCACGTGGTGTTTTGAAATGCAAAGCAGACGGTAAAGGTGGCCAGTCCATCGAAAACACAGGCCCTTTGACTAAAAAGCGGATGGAAACCATCGACGAAGAAACTGTTGCTGCTGCGATCGATTTCATCAAACGTCAGAATGAAGCCGGTAAACCATTTTTCTGTTGGTGGAACGGAACTCGTATGCACTTCCGCACCCACGTGAAAGACGATCATCGTGGCATTTCCGGCCAGGACGAATACAGCGATGGTATGGTTGAACACGACATGCAGGTTGGCGAATTACTGGCCGTTTTGGACGAACTGGGCATCGCTGACAATACCATCGTTTTTTATTCAACAGACAATGGCCCGCACTACAATACCTGGCCCGATGCCGGAACAACTCCTTTCCACAGCGAAAAGAATTCAAACTGGGAGGGTGCTTATCGAGTTCCTGCTTTTATTCGCTGGCCGGGGCATTTCCCTGAAAATAAAACCCTGAACGGAATCGTATCACACGAAGATTGGCTGCCTACTTTTGCTGCAGCTGCCGGTGATACCGACGTGAAAGATCGACTGAGATCCGGAACCAGCATCAATGGCCGCTCTTACAAAAATTATATCGACGGTTACAACATGCTGGATTACCTGAGTGGAAAAGTAGACGAATGTCCGCGCCACGAGTTCTGGTATGTAAATGATGATGGTCAGGTTGTGGCCGCACGATACGACGACTGGAAGGCTGTCTTCCTGGAAAACCGGGGTGAGAAGTTCGGCGTTTGGATTGAGCCATTTGTCGAGCTGCGTGTACCCTACGTTTTCAACCTCAGACGTGATCCGTTTGAAAAAGCACTCCACAATTCAAACACCTATTACGATTGGTTACTGGATCATGCTTTTGTTTTGGTTCCAGTTCAGCAGTTGGCTGCTCAATTCCTGCTTACCATGAAAGACTATCCTCCTTCACAAACGCCGGGTGCATTTAACCTGAGCAAGATTGAGGAAATGTTGAATAATCCGGGCGGAGGACACTAA
- a CDS encoding carboxypeptidase-like regulatory domain-containing protein, producing MKHILILASILLSLSVQAQTKLLKGRIVDAGDQSGIAYTNIGIEGTFYGTASDADGFFELKIPDEFADKNLFVSAVGYENESYSVSELLQKDFARLALTEQTYSIEGIDVAAQSRVLFRVIRTAIEQTPTNYHSGSIGMKYHYLGKTFVNDSAAQIREAIVEMSDQAGYSKPGVTNAYESRNYRFTEVNKNFDSYSFPEGQSGFDELIDQDVVRQANTVFNEKLINDYDLHLEGISSYEGDSVWVISYKTNKPDLVHSGDYYATKLEGKLYILKSNYALVRNECLIEATKNNPQNRSLYTTGNDQQQVSYHLTTIYQKQGGKYLLSYMDQDKTFTNPAGEKIKLSRKAALLDFSKSPQLISGRSYFEDANYDEKFWNSFHTGKKL from the coding sequence ATGAAACACATTCTTATTCTTGCCTCCATCCTGCTTAGCCTGTCGGTTCAGGCGCAGACAAAGCTGCTTAAAGGTCGGATTGTTGATGCAGGAGATCAATCAGGCATTGCCTACACAAATATTGGTATTGAAGGAACATTTTACGGTACGGCCAGCGACGCCGACGGCTTTTTCGAATTGAAAATCCCGGACGAATTTGCGGACAAAAACCTTTTTGTCTCGGCCGTTGGATACGAAAACGAAAGCTACTCCGTGAGTGAGTTGCTGCAAAAAGATTTTGCGCGCCTGGCGTTAACCGAGCAGACCTACAGTATCGAAGGCATTGACGTGGCTGCACAATCCCGGGTACTTTTCCGGGTTATCCGCACGGCTATCGAACAAACTCCAACCAATTACCATTCGGGCTCAATTGGGATGAAATACCATTATTTAGGAAAAACTTTTGTCAACGACTCGGCTGCCCAAATCCGCGAAGCAATCGTGGAAATGAGCGACCAAGCAGGCTACAGCAAACCAGGAGTGACCAATGCCTATGAAAGCAGAAACTACCGGTTCACCGAAGTCAACAAAAATTTCGATTCTTATTCGTTCCCCGAAGGACAAAGCGGCTTTGATGAGCTGATTGACCAGGATGTCGTTCGGCAGGCAAACACCGTTTTCAACGAAAAACTGATCAACGATTACGATCTTCATCTGGAAGGAATCAGCTCCTACGAAGGGGATTCCGTTTGGGTGATCTCGTACAAAACCAACAAACCGGATCTGGTGCACAGCGGCGACTATTATGCCACTAAACTGGAAGGCAAACTGTATATTCTGAAAAGCAATTATGCGTTGGTCCGCAACGAGTGTTTGATTGAAGCGACCAAGAACAACCCGCAAAACCGCAGTTTGTATACAACAGGCAACGATCAGCAACAAGTGAGTTACCACCTGACAACCATCTACCAGAAACAGGGTGGCAAGTATTTGCTGAGTTACATGGATCAGGATAAAACATTCACCAATCCAGCGGGCGAAAAAATAAAATTGTCGCGCAAAGCAGCTCTTCTCGACTTCAGCAAATCGCCACAACTGATTTCAGGACGCAGCTATTTTGAAGATGCCAATTACGATGAGAAGTTCTGGAACAGCTTCCACACCGGTAAAAAATTATAA
- a CDS encoding deoxyguanosinetriphosphate triphosphohydrolase: protein MNWNKLISTRRLGSLPPTDASDLYNRTQFQRDYDRMIFSSPFRRMQNKTQVFPLPGSIFVHNRLTHSLEVASVGRTLGSMLGERLRKKGEDHPLLAELGAVVSAGCLAHDMGNPPFGHAGEEAISNYFTAGHGRQLKSMLTEAEWTDFTYFDGNANALRLLSHQFKGRRDGGFALTYTTLASIVKYPYESIGVSKPKFGFFQSEKDLYKGIAEELGLDQTGDNPLRFVRHPLVYMVEAADDICYQIMDMEDAHKLKIVPYDTVIELFRNFFDKEQDKSILSKIDQNFKIVTDRNEQVAYLRASVINKLVKECVEVFDSNMDAIMAGTFNTALIKKVTGSSKVAMDAIVPLSVEKIYRDRSVIEIEVAGYKILGTLLDEFINAVLAPKAGLSRRLLSLMPEQYTGDHQTDYEKIQSVIDFVSGMTDLFALDLYRKIKGINLPGIG, encoded by the coding sequence ATGAATTGGAACAAACTGATATCGACCCGGCGACTGGGATCGCTGCCACCAACTGACGCAAGTGATTTGTACAACCGTACGCAGTTTCAGCGCGACTACGACCGGATGATTTTCTCGTCGCCCTTTAGGCGGATGCAAAACAAAACACAGGTTTTCCCGCTACCGGGAAGTATTTTTGTGCACAACCGGCTTACCCACTCGCTGGAAGTAGCGAGCGTTGGCCGTACGCTGGGAAGCATGCTCGGCGAGCGTCTGCGGAAAAAAGGCGAAGATCATCCGCTATTGGCCGAATTGGGAGCTGTAGTGTCGGCCGGTTGCCTGGCACACGACATGGGAAACCCGCCCTTCGGACACGCCGGCGAAGAAGCCATCTCCAACTATTTTACCGCCGGGCATGGTCGCCAGCTGAAGTCGATGCTGACTGAAGCGGAGTGGACCGACTTCACTTATTTTGATGGAAATGCCAATGCACTGCGCCTTTTGAGCCACCAGTTCAAAGGACGCCGCGATGGCGGTTTCGCGCTAACTTACACCACGCTGGCTTCGATTGTGAAATACCCATACGAATCGATTGGCGTGAGCAAGCCCAAGTTTGGTTTCTTCCAGTCTGAAAAAGATTTGTACAAAGGCATTGCCGAGGAACTGGGCCTGGATCAAACCGGCGACAACCCCTTGCGTTTTGTGCGACACCCCTTGGTTTACATGGTTGAAGCAGCCGACGACATCTGCTACCAAATCATGGACATGGAGGATGCGCACAAGCTAAAAATCGTTCCGTATGATACGGTGATTGAGCTGTTCCGCAATTTCTTCGACAAAGAACAGGACAAGTCGATCCTCTCGAAAATAGATCAGAACTTTAAAATTGTAACCGACCGCAATGAGCAGGTTGCCTACCTGCGTGCATCGGTGATCAACAAGTTGGTGAAGGAATGCGTGGAAGTGTTTGATTCGAACATGGACGCGATCATGGCCGGAACATTCAATACAGCACTGATCAAAAAAGTGACCGGCTCGTCGAAAGTTGCGATGGATGCGATTGTTCCGCTGTCGGTTGAGAAAATTTACCGCGACCGCTCGGTGATTGAGATTGAAGTTGCCGGTTACAAAATCCTCGGCACTTTGCTCGACGAGTTTATCAATGCAGTGTTGGCTCCAAAAGCAGGGCTTTCGAGACGACTGCTTTCGCTGATGCCCGAACAGTACACCGGCGATCACCAAACCGACTATGAAAAAATTCAGTCGGTAATCGACTTCGTATCTGGGATGACGGATCTGTTCGCCCTCGACCTGTACCGCAAAATCAAAGGAATTAATCTCCCGGGAATCGGGTAA
- a CDS encoding M48 family metallopeptidase, translated as MMATDNYFHLEPIGAIHIRKNPRSSRIRLRVKPDGKVQVSMPLLVSEQKAIDFVKSKVDWILRQQQDIKASLTIFSPDKCFKTKFHELKIVTVAQNKVSGMVGKGFIQINVPANQSFQRPEIQQFIRKVIVSVMRQEAKVYLPARLMELADKHGLQVENVYVKHVKSRWGSCSSVNNINLNLHLMRLPDRLIDYVILHELAHTIEKNHGPGFWKLLEKICPGSKKLDKELNNYHVDIY; from the coding sequence ATGATGGCAACTGACAATTACTTTCACTTAGAACCGATCGGTGCGATACATATCCGGAAAAACCCACGCTCCAGCCGCATTCGTCTTCGGGTAAAACCCGACGGAAAGGTTCAGGTATCGATGCCCCTGCTTGTTTCTGAACAAAAAGCGATTGATTTTGTAAAGAGCAAGGTGGATTGGATACTTAGACAACAACAAGATATTAAAGCTAGTTTAACTATCTTCAGTCCGGACAAGTGTTTTAAAACAAAATTTCACGAGCTGAAAATTGTAACCGTGGCGCAAAATAAAGTATCCGGAATGGTTGGAAAAGGATTTATCCAGATCAATGTTCCTGCGAATCAAAGTTTTCAACGCCCCGAAATACAGCAATTTATAAGAAAAGTTATTGTCAGTGTAATGCGGCAGGAAGCCAAAGTTTATCTACCGGCGCGCTTGATGGAGTTGGCGGACAAACATGGGCTGCAAGTTGAGAATGTGTATGTAAAACATGTCAAAAGCCGATGGGGAAGTTGTTCATCCGTCAACAACATTAACCTGAACTTGCACCTGATGCGACTGCCCGACCGGTTGATTGATTATGTAATTTTACACGAGCTCGCGCACACTATTGAAAAGAATCACGGCCCGGGATTTTGGAAACTGCTGGAAAAGATTTGCCCCGGATCCAAAAAACTGGACAAAGAACTCAACAATTACCACGTCGACATTTATTAG
- the gltX gene encoding glutamate--tRNA ligase: MEAKVRVRFAPSPTGPLHMGGVRTALFNYLFAKKLGGDFLLRIEDTDQTRYVPGAEDYIIESLKWCGLVPDEGVGFGGEYGPYRQSERKAMYRQYADQLVEGGNAYYAFDTPEDLDALRKEAEENKTVFSYDLHTRNKLQNSLTLSAEEVEKKIAAGDPWVIRFKMPENTDVIEKDLIRGEVKFNTNQLDDKVLFKADGMPTYHLANVVDDHLMKITHVIRGEEWLPSMPLHVLLYKALGWEERPQFAHLPLILKPTGKGKLSKRDGDKMGFPVFPLLWTDPTSGEISRGYREDGYFPEAFINLLALLGWNAGTEQEFFSMEELIENFSLDRVVKSGARFDPEKAKWFNRHYLQEKSNEELTKLFKPVLAAKGVSIADEMVTRIIAIIKERCEFVTDLWEQGNYFFQAPESYDDKTVKKKWKEETPAMLNEIVELFKGLNDWNATAVKEEFSNFMNAKGWGFGVIMVPIRLALVGSSQGADLFDIFEIIGKEETISRIEKAVATIK, translated from the coding sequence ATGGAAGCTAAAGTGAGGGTACGTTTTGCGCCGAGTCCAACCGGACCATTACACATGGGTGGTGTTCGCACTGCTCTGTTCAATTACCTTTTCGCCAAAAAGTTAGGCGGCGATTTTTTGCTAAGGATTGAAGATACCGATCAAACAAGATATGTGCCGGGAGCCGAAGACTACATTATCGAATCGTTGAAATGGTGTGGTTTGGTGCCGGACGAAGGTGTTGGCTTTGGAGGGGAATACGGTCCCTATCGTCAAAGCGAGCGCAAAGCTATGTACCGCCAGTATGCCGACCAACTGGTTGAAGGCGGCAATGCTTACTACGCTTTCGATACGCCGGAAGACCTTGACGCCCTTCGTAAAGAAGCTGAAGAAAACAAAACCGTTTTCTCTTACGATTTGCACACGCGCAACAAACTGCAAAACTCACTGACACTTTCTGCTGAAGAAGTTGAAAAGAAAATCGCAGCCGGTGACCCTTGGGTTATCCGCTTCAAGATGCCCGAAAATACCGACGTTATCGAGAAGGATTTGATCCGCGGCGAGGTAAAATTCAATACCAACCAATTGGATGATAAAGTGCTTTTCAAAGCCGACGGTATGCCAACTTACCACCTGGCTAACGTGGTTGACGACCACCTGATGAAAATCACCCATGTGATCCGAGGTGAAGAATGGTTACCATCTATGCCGCTGCACGTGTTGTTATACAAAGCCTTGGGCTGGGAGGAACGTCCTCAGTTCGCACACTTACCATTGATTTTGAAGCCAACCGGAAAAGGCAAGCTCAGCAAGCGCGACGGCGATAAAATGGGCTTCCCCGTTTTCCCGTTGTTGTGGACTGACCCAACCAGTGGCGAAATCTCGCGTGGATACCGCGAAGATGGTTATTTCCCGGAAGCATTTATTAACCTGCTGGCACTGTTGGGCTGGAATGCCGGTACCGAGCAGGAATTCTTCAGCATGGAAGAGCTGATCGAAAACTTTAGCCTCGACCGCGTGGTGAAATCAGGAGCCCGTTTCGACCCCGAAAAAGCAAAATGGTTCAACCGCCACTACCTGCAGGAAAAATCGAACGAAGAGCTGACCAAGCTTTTCAAACCCGTTTTAGCTGCAAAAGGTGTTTCCATCGCCGATGAAATGGTTACCCGAATCATCGCCATCATCAAGGAACGTTGCGAGTTTGTTACCGACTTATGGGAACAAGGAAATTATTTCTTCCAGGCGCCTGAGAGTTACGACGACAAGACCGTGAAGAAGAAATGGAAAGAAGAAACTCCTGCCATGCTGAACGAAATCGTGGAGCTTTTTAAAGGTTTGAACGACTGGAACGCGACGGCAGTAAAAGAGGAATTCTCGAATTTCATGAATGCCAAAGGCTGGGGATTTGGCGTGATCATGGTACCGATCCGTTTGGCTTTGGTGGGCAGCAGCCAGGGAGCCGACCTGTTCGATATTTTTGAAATCATTGGAAAAGAAGAAACCATCAGCCGAATTGAAAAGGCTGTTGCTACAATAAAATAA
- a CDS encoding S46 family peptidase has protein sequence MKKLFLVVVTLGLLWQGTARADEGMWLPALIQKLNIGDMQKMGLELSADDIYNINQSSLKDAVVALDHGSCTAELVSPKGLLLTNHHCGFGEIQAHSSVEHDYLRDGFWAKSMEEELPNPGKTVSFLVRVEDVTDRVLDGVEFNAPEDERKEKIQKASFEIQKEATADNDYEARVQTMFEGNKYYLFVYETYRDVRLVGAPPASIGKFGGDTDNWMWPRHTGDFSIFRVYCSPDGKPADYSPDNVPLEPKHFLPISLDGYEDGDFAMVMGYPGRTNRYKTSFGVEYTMDVTNTVRINARGVKLAILKDYMNSSQKANIQYASKYARSSNYYKYSIGQNKGLEALDVVEKKKALEAKFTEWVDADAERTEKYGKALEMIEDSYREQRDDVASEYLMETMFRGPELFAFCMNMKGLHEALKSANNEDRVQANVERIRSRVDEFFKDYDAATDEKVAAALVDVYKKNVDPAFYPTFFADINKKYKGNAADFMAYVFGKTVFADQEKLEAFLSDPSLKVMDKDPAFQVAESIFRQATILGEIVNRTSGGLQEGRRLFVAGLMEMEKDRKFYPDANSTMRLTYGTVGDYVPRDGVKYDYYTTLKGYIEKEIPGDDEFDVPARLKDLFYAKDFGDYADENGELRTCFTTNNDITGGNSGSPVINGKGQLTGIAFDGNWEAMSGDIAFEPELQKCICVDIRFVLWTIDKFAGAKNLIDEMTLVKSDKKVEKDVASSEK, from the coding sequence ATGAAGAAATTATTTCTTGTTGTAGTCACTCTCGGATTGTTGTGGCAGGGAACTGCCCGTGCGGATGAAGGAATGTGGCTGCCTGCGCTGATTCAAAAGCTGAATATCGGCGATATGCAAAAGATGGGATTAGAATTGAGTGCAGACGATATCTACAATATCAATCAGTCCAGTTTGAAAGATGCGGTTGTGGCGTTGGATCACGGCTCATGTACGGCGGAGCTGGTTTCGCCAAAAGGTTTGTTATTGACCAACCACCACTGTGGTTTTGGAGAAATTCAGGCACACAGCTCGGTTGAGCATGACTATTTGCGCGATGGTTTTTGGGCAAAATCAATGGAAGAAGAATTGCCGAATCCGGGCAAAACGGTTTCTTTCCTGGTTCGCGTTGAGGATGTAACCGACCGCGTGTTGGATGGCGTTGAGTTTAACGCTCCTGAAGACGAACGAAAAGAAAAAATTCAGAAAGCGTCATTCGAAATTCAGAAAGAGGCAACTGCGGACAACGATTACGAAGCACGTGTGCAAACCATGTTCGAAGGCAACAAATATTACCTGTTTGTTTACGAAACATACCGCGATGTACGCTTGGTAGGTGCGCCTCCGGCATCAATCGGGAAATTTGGTGGTGACACCGACAACTGGATGTGGCCTCGTCACACCGGTGACTTCTCGATCTTCCGTGTTTATTGCAGCCCGGATGGAAAACCGGCTGACTACTCACCGGACAACGTTCCGTTGGAACCGAAACATTTCCTGCCAATTTCGTTGGATGGTTATGAAGATGGCGATTTTGCCATGGTGATGGGATATCCTGGTCGCACCAACCGTTACAAAACATCGTTTGGCGTTGAATACACCATGGACGTAACCAACACGGTTCGTATCAATGCCCGTGGTGTTAAGTTGGCGATCCTGAAAGATTACATGAACTCGAGCCAAAAAGCGAACATTCAGTATGCATCAAAATATGCCCGCAGTTCAAACTACTACAAATACAGCATTGGCCAAAACAAAGGCTTGGAAGCTTTGGATGTGGTAGAAAAGAAAAAGGCGCTCGAAGCTAAATTTACCGAATGGGTGGATGCAGACGCTGAACGTACGGAGAAATATGGCAAAGCATTGGAAATGATCGAAGATTCGTACCGCGAACAGCGCGATGATGTTGCATCGGAATACCTGATGGAAACCATGTTCCGTGGGCCTGAGCTTTTTGCATTCTGCATGAACATGAAAGGATTGCATGAAGCCTTGAAATCAGCCAACAACGAAGATCGTGTTCAGGCAAATGTTGAACGTATCCGTTCGCGTGTTGATGAGTTCTTCAAAGATTACGATGCTGCAACCGACGAAAAAGTTGCTGCTGCTTTGGTCGATGTTTACAAAAAGAATGTTGATCCGGCGTTCTACCCAACCTTCTTTGCCGATATCAATAAAAAATACAAAGGAAACGCAGCTGATTTTATGGCTTATGTTTTCGGTAAAACCGTTTTTGCTGATCAAGAGAAACTGGAAGCGTTCCTGAGCGATCCGAGTTTGAAAGTGATGGACAAAGATCCTGCCTTTCAGGTAGCAGAAAGCATTTTCCGTCAAGCTACTATTTTGGGTGAAATCGTCAACAGAACGTCTGGTGGATTACAGGAAGGTCGTCGTTTGTTTGTGGCTGGCCTGATGGAGATGGAAAAAGATCGCAAGTTCTACCCGGATGCCAACAGCACCATGCGTTTGACATACGGAACAGTGGGTGACTATGTGCCGCGCGATGGCGTGAAGTACGATTACTACACGACTCTGAAAGGTTATATCGAGAAAGAAATTCCGGGTGACGACGAGTTTGATGTACCTGCCCGTTTGAAGGATCTGTTCTACGCCAAAGATTTCGGTGATTATGCAGACGAAAACGGTGAATTGCGCACTTGTTTCACTACCAACAACGATATTACCGGTGGTAACTCGGGTAGTCCGGTTATCAATGGCAAAGGCCAGTTGACGGGTATTGCTTTCGATGGTAACTGGGAAGCCATGAGCGGCGATATCGCTTTCGAACCGGAACTTCAAAAGTGTATTTGTGTTGACATTCGTTTTGTGCTGTGGACAATCGACAAGTTTGCCGGAGCAAAGAACCTGATCGACGAAATGACGCTTGTGAAGTCGGATAAAAAAGTTGAAAAGGATGTAGCTTCTTCTGAAAAGTAA
- a CDS encoding serine hydrolase domain-containing protein, translating into MKKRIVLIVLLAVLGGGAFYLNLLMPVITGYAAKNLASGVFLAGRSQQSLEAEDLNFSVIKFTSNKVDTVKKEVVSRFLWGKSKAVYLDGYGCTLVKEYSDEEIRSRAYPGTIILPENPDTIPWPMGDMMPDSLPEGIDMAKLDRAVKLVMSDTIPFKGTFALTVVYKGQPVVEAYRADMNARTRFLSWSMAKSFTNALVGIRVKQGLMDINKPLDFSNWTMGKPKQITMNNLMHMNSGLEWNEEYGNLSDVTIMLHKVGDMGSYALEKEAVYRPDSAWYYSSGTTNIACLALRETFASDPDYWRFPREELFNKIGMRSAVFELDASGTFVGSSYLYATMRDYARFGLLYLHNGNWLGEQILPTDWVDYTTTPANGSNGKYGAFFWLNESGDQPDAPADTFMCKGHDGQFIFIIPSKDLVVVRTGYSKKGEFSTNEMMKEILKAIE; encoded by the coding sequence ATGAAAAAAAGAATAGTACTGATTGTACTGCTTGCTGTTTTGGGCGGCGGAGCATTTTATCTCAACCTGTTGATGCCGGTGATAACCGGTTATGCCGCAAAAAATCTGGCTTCCGGTGTCTTCCTTGCCGGTCGCTCGCAGCAGTCACTTGAAGCGGAGGATCTGAACTTTTCGGTGATTAAATTCACAAGTAATAAGGTTGACACCGTTAAAAAAGAAGTGGTGTCGCGGTTTCTGTGGGGAAAGTCGAAAGCAGTTTATCTGGATGGTTACGGCTGCACCCTGGTAAAAGAATACAGCGACGAGGAAATCCGTAGCCGAGCCTACCCAGGAACAATCATTTTGCCCGAAAATCCGGATACAATTCCCTGGCCCATGGGCGACATGATGCCTGATAGTCTTCCGGAAGGAATTGACATGGCCAAGCTCGACCGCGCTGTGAAGTTGGTGATGTCGGACACCATTCCCTTTAAAGGCACTTTCGCCTTGACGGTCGTTTACAAAGGCCAGCCGGTTGTCGAAGCGTACCGCGCCGACATGAATGCCCGCACCCGTTTTTTGAGCTGGTCGATGGCTAAAAGTTTTACAAACGCGCTGGTCGGTATCCGGGTAAAACAGGGCCTGATGGACATCAATAAACCGTTGGATTTTTCGAATTGGACGATGGGGAAACCCAAGCAGATTACCATGAACAACTTGATGCATATGAACTCGGGCCTGGAGTGGAACGAGGAATACGGAAATCTATCCGATGTGACAATAATGCTGCATAAAGTAGGTGATATGGGCTCCTATGCGCTGGAGAAAGAGGCAGTTTACCGGCCCGATTCGGCTTGGTACTATTCGTCTGGCACAACCAACATTGCCTGCCTGGCTTTGCGCGAAACCTTCGCTTCGGATCCCGATTACTGGCGTTTTCCGCGCGAGGAACTGTTCAATAAAATTGGGATGCGCAGTGCTGTCTTCGAGCTGGATGCCTCAGGGACTTTTGTTGGCTCGTCCTATTTGTATGCGACCATGCGCGACTATGCCCGTTTCGGTTTGCTCTACCTGCACAATGGAAACTGGTTGGGAGAGCAAATTTTACCGACCGATTGGGTTGATTATACAACGACACCGGCCAACGGCTCAAACGGTAAATACGGGGCTTTTTTCTGGCTTAACGAATCGGGTGATCAACCTGATGCGCCTGCCGATACCTTTATGTGTAAAGGGCACGACGGGCAGTTCATTTTTATCATCCCGTCGAAAGATTTGGTGGTTGTTCGCACTGGTTATTCTAAAAAGGGTGAATTCAGCACCAACGAAATGATGAAAGAGATTCTGAAAGCCATCGAATAG